One region of Natronorubrum aibiense genomic DNA includes:
- a CDS encoding DUF7344 domain-containing protein yields the protein MSTSLTAKRTTTAFDVLAGPRRRSLLSVLADRSEPLSVETLATEVAVCEHGCPIVTDEQCRDIQIELVHHHVPRLLDVGLVTEHRDGDTRTITLADHRLLEADWVNYFLENPTGGSVLDEETLDLTLDALQPARSRLACAVLAKQRDPLAVDDLAALIVARKGGGRLVDLEESDWQPVATALRHNYLPSLAAADLVEYDRESNTVALEPNAPQWRADWLAASPLREVVVGLEAMQGQAGSDSNVLDADVAIGQQDANSCWTIDGCSTVVARGHELADSAEEELFVTVPDEGMVQQRCLERWRAAADRGIDVYVGSRSPRVRDTVRSAVPEATVCKPQFDWLNFPVDEIHHGRIVFADRERVMLVTIDDSGSEPQATAITGAGPENALVRLVREHVGPRLDQLQARCTEGDWADEHTTPLPL from the coding sequence ATGAGTACCAGCCTGACTGCCAAACGAACGACTACCGCGTTCGATGTCCTCGCCGGTCCTCGCCGGCGGTCCCTCCTGTCGGTCCTCGCCGACCGGTCGGAGCCGCTCTCGGTCGAGACGCTGGCAACTGAGGTGGCTGTTTGCGAACACGGTTGTCCGATCGTCACCGACGAGCAGTGTCGGGACATCCAGATCGAACTCGTACACCATCATGTCCCGCGGCTTCTGGACGTCGGGCTGGTAACCGAACATCGCGATGGTGACACGCGAACGATCACGCTCGCCGACCATCGGCTGCTTGAGGCCGACTGGGTCAACTACTTCCTCGAGAACCCGACCGGTGGGTCGGTCCTCGACGAGGAGACGCTGGATCTGACGCTCGATGCACTCCAGCCGGCCCGGAGTCGGCTCGCCTGTGCCGTGCTCGCGAAACAGCGCGACCCGCTCGCTGTCGACGACTTGGCCGCGTTGATCGTCGCCCGCAAGGGTGGCGGCCGCCTCGTCGATCTCGAGGAATCCGATTGGCAGCCCGTCGCGACGGCACTGCGACACAACTACCTGCCGTCGCTCGCGGCGGCCGACCTCGTCGAGTACGACCGTGAAAGCAACACCGTCGCGCTCGAGCCCAACGCACCGCAGTGGCGGGCCGACTGGCTGGCTGCGAGTCCGCTCCGTGAGGTCGTCGTGGGCCTCGAGGCGATGCAGGGTCAGGCTGGAAGCGACTCGAACGTGCTGGACGCGGACGTCGCCATCGGGCAGCAGGACGCGAATTCGTGTTGGACGATCGACGGGTGCTCGACGGTCGTCGCTCGAGGCCACGAGCTCGCAGACAGCGCCGAGGAGGAGCTGTTCGTGACGGTGCCCGACGAAGGGATGGTCCAGCAACGCTGTCTCGAGCGCTGGCGGGCCGCCGCCGATCGCGGCATCGACGTCTACGTCGGGTCGCGATCGCCGCGCGTTCGGGACACGGTTCGGTCAGCGGTTCCCGAGGCCACGGTCTGTAAGCCGCAGTTCGACTGGCTGAACTTTCCGGTCGACGAGATTCACCACGGCCGCATCGTCTTTGCCGATCGCGAACGGGTGATGCTCGTGACGATCGACGACTCGGGCAGTGAGCCACAGGCGACCGCGATCACCGGAGCGGGGCCGGAAAACGCGCTCGTCAGGCTCGTTCGAGAGCACGTCGGGCCGCGGCTGGACCAGTTGCAAGCCCGCTGTACCGAGGGCGATTGGGCGGACGAACACACGACGCCGCTGCCGCTGTAA
- a CDS encoding bacterio-opsin activator domain-containing protein, whose translation MTDSRRDTNDSSDDTNSTSSDVDFPAEFSLDVRQLTELVGERAISLLDADGRVARWNDGSLTGHDDAEIEGTHYRTFFSPESRENGRPARLLEQARTTGRAEDEGWRLRRDGSRFRVHEVLAPIRERDGAFEVGGGDDSTADAGDEPGTLRGYVRILHDRTDEYRQELELRERKALTESIFEAQPDLLYAFDTEGNLVRWNERFEQVTGYDAAELEGMNALEFIVPEDRKQISDAIDRVLIDGERVTAEGRVLTSDGQRIPFEFNSARISGADGIVFGFTGIGRDVSDRKARERELERLERLNATIRTIDETMVTAETRKAIETAVVEAFADVELYQFAVIGQGDPSASGQQSIQSNSWAGIDAADADDVLSLFLEPPTDGSDAPPFEPETVHCYHGLREHSVERWRANARDRDYGSIAVVPITASGRTFGVLVVAATEATAFTDREREVLQEFGATVGHALNAMAVRRLLYLDTAVELEFESTDRRDVCTDLSAELGCSVTLDHVLPLTDDVFVYYVSVTDADPDQLESVAEIHSGIGEFRHIDTSGDESYWELVVYGPAITGLLADYGARMRSQIVDDGVSSVVVQASPDVAVRELVEALTARYPDTQLLSKRTVERPVETRGDFRRRVQDDLTEKQRAALEAAYYGGYFEWPTRNSDASEIAERLGIARQTFHQHLRVAQAKLLTAYFEDDAAIGDERSS comes from the coding sequence ATGACCGACTCACGACGGGATACCAACGACAGTTCGGACGACACGAACTCGACGTCGAGCGACGTCGACTTCCCGGCCGAGTTCAGCCTCGACGTTCGGCAACTGACGGAACTCGTCGGTGAGCGTGCAATCTCGTTGCTCGACGCCGACGGTCGCGTCGCGCGGTGGAACGACGGGTCGCTCACGGGCCACGACGACGCGGAGATCGAAGGTACACACTACCGGACCTTCTTCTCACCGGAGAGTCGCGAGAACGGCCGTCCAGCGCGATTGCTCGAGCAGGCGCGCACCACTGGACGGGCCGAAGACGAGGGCTGGCGGCTTCGACGCGACGGCAGCCGGTTCCGGGTACACGAAGTGCTCGCGCCGATCCGGGAACGCGACGGAGCGTTCGAGGTCGGAGGCGGCGACGATTCTACCGCCGACGCCGGCGACGAGCCCGGCACCCTTCGAGGCTACGTGCGAATCCTGCACGATCGGACCGACGAGTACAGACAGGAACTTGAGCTTCGCGAACGAAAGGCGCTCACGGAGAGCATCTTCGAGGCCCAGCCGGACCTGCTCTATGCGTTCGATACGGAGGGCAATCTCGTCCGCTGGAACGAGCGATTCGAACAGGTCACCGGCTACGACGCCGCCGAACTCGAGGGCATGAACGCACTCGAGTTCATCGTGCCGGAAGATCGCAAGCAGATTAGTGACGCGATCGACCGGGTCCTGATCGACGGTGAACGGGTCACCGCCGAAGGACGGGTACTGACGAGCGACGGCCAGCGGATTCCCTTCGAGTTCAACAGCGCACGAATCTCGGGGGCGGACGGGATCGTCTTCGGCTTTACCGGTATCGGGCGTGACGTCAGCGATAGGAAGGCCCGCGAACGGGAACTCGAGCGCCTCGAGCGGCTCAACGCGACGATTCGAACGATCGACGAGACGATGGTCACGGCGGAGACTCGCAAGGCGATCGAGACGGCGGTCGTCGAAGCGTTCGCGGACGTCGAACTGTATCAGTTCGCCGTCATCGGGCAAGGCGATCCCTCGGCGAGTGGGCAGCAGTCGATACAATCGAATTCGTGGGCAGGGATCGACGCAGCTGATGCTGACGACGTCCTCTCGTTGTTCCTCGAGCCCCCGACTGACGGGTCGGACGCGCCACCGTTCGAGCCGGAAACCGTCCACTGTTATCACGGCCTCCGGGAGCATTCGGTCGAGCGCTGGCGAGCCAATGCTCGCGACCGCGACTACGGTTCGATCGCAGTCGTCCCGATCACGGCGAGTGGCCGAACGTTCGGCGTGCTCGTCGTCGCCGCCACGGAGGCGACGGCGTTTACCGACCGCGAACGGGAAGTACTCCAAGAGTTCGGCGCGACGGTCGGCCACGCGCTCAACGCAATGGCCGTCCGGCGGCTCCTCTATCTCGACACCGCCGTCGAACTCGAGTTCGAATCGACGGACCGCCGAGACGTCTGTACGGATCTCTCCGCCGAGCTGGGGTGTTCGGTGACGCTCGATCACGTGTTACCGTTGACCGACGACGTGTTCGTCTACTACGTCTCCGTGACCGACGCCGATCCGGATCAACTCGAGTCAGTTGCCGAGATCCACTCCGGAATCGGCGAATTCCGCCACATCGACACTAGCGGTGACGAGAGCTACTGGGAGCTCGTCGTCTACGGGCCGGCGATCACCGGCCTGCTCGCGGACTACGGCGCGCGGATGCGATCACAGATCGTCGATGACGGCGTCTCGAGCGTCGTCGTGCAGGCCAGTCCGGACGTCGCCGTTCGGGAGTTAGTCGAGGCGCTCACGGCGCGTTACCCGGACACGCAACTGCTCTCGAAGCGCACCGTCGAACGACCGGTCGAAACGCGTGGCGACTTCCGACGGCGCGTGCAGGACGACCTGACGGAGAAACAGCGAGCCGCCCTCGAGGCGGCCTACTACGGCGGCTACTTCGAGTGGCCGACCCGCAACAGCGATGCCAGCGAGATCGCCGAGCGACTCGGGATCGCTCGCCAGACGTTCCACCAACACCTCCGGGTCGCACAGGCGAAGCTCCTCACGGCCTATTTCGAGGACGACGCTGCCATCGGCGACGAGCGTTCCAGCTGA
- a CDS encoding D-aminoacyl-tRNA deacylase, producing the protein MTTLAIVESRADRASVHICDQLRDLADWEPLEDDARPAADGGGTYYRLDGVELRSFDDFHLELERPVDAFDCDPDLLVFASRHSGDTGPLLTGHFTGNFGPAEFGGEADAVAEACPNALARLLEAFDEYTPEGYDVGMECTHHGPTDVGCPSLFAELGSGDEQWDDPEGAAAVARGILALRDVAPYRSRHVVGFGGNHYAPRFTRIVRETPWAVGHIAADWALEAMGHPDAHRDVLKAAFDASEADLAVLDGEWPVLEDTLEELDIRLVSETWLREVGDRSLALVDAVESVLGAVDDGVRFGDRRTESIAVVDLPTELVDAAEGIDPKAVRAAVDATTVAYRTENGGSRVGSQVAVPDPNASAAAATESDDGPTATTRLIDSLATVLEDKYDSVTIDDDAVVAERTSFDPTLALEAGVPEGPKFGALANGESVTVDGETISPETVRSQQTDRFPI; encoded by the coding sequence ATGACCACGCTTGCGATCGTCGAGAGCCGGGCCGACCGCGCGTCGGTCCACATCTGCGACCAGCTTCGCGACCTCGCCGACTGGGAACCCCTCGAGGATGACGCCCGACCCGCAGCCGACGGCGGCGGCACCTACTACCGACTGGACGGCGTCGAGTTGCGGTCGTTCGACGACTTCCATCTCGAACTCGAGCGTCCCGTCGACGCGTTTGACTGTGACCCCGACCTGCTCGTCTTCGCCTCGCGTCACTCGGGCGATACGGGCCCACTGCTGACCGGCCACTTCACGGGCAACTTCGGCCCGGCCGAGTTCGGCGGCGAGGCCGACGCCGTCGCCGAGGCCTGTCCGAACGCCCTCGCACGGCTCCTCGAGGCGTTCGACGAGTACACCCCCGAAGGCTACGACGTCGGGATGGAGTGTACCCACCACGGCCCCACCGACGTCGGCTGCCCGTCGCTGTTTGCGGAACTCGGCAGCGGCGACGAACAGTGGGACGACCCCGAGGGGGCGGCGGCCGTCGCTCGCGGTATTCTCGCCCTTCGAGACGTTGCCCCCTACCGCAGTCGACACGTCGTCGGCTTCGGGGGTAATCACTACGCCCCCCGCTTTACCCGCATCGTCCGCGAGACGCCGTGGGCCGTCGGCCACATCGCCGCCGACTGGGCGCTCGAGGCGATGGGCCATCCCGATGCGCATCGTGACGTTCTCAAGGCGGCGTTCGACGCGAGCGAGGCCGACCTGGCCGTGCTCGACGGCGAGTGGCCCGTCCTCGAGGACACGCTCGAGGAACTGGATATCCGACTCGTCAGCGAGACATGGCTGCGAGAAGTCGGTGATCGATCGCTCGCCCTCGTCGACGCCGTCGAATCCGTCCTCGGAGCAGTCGACGACGGAGTTCGCTTCGGCGACCGACGGACCGAGTCGATTGCCGTCGTCGACCTCCCAACCGAACTGGTCGACGCGGCCGAGGGAATCGATCCCAAGGCAGTGCGGGCGGCCGTCGACGCGACCACCGTCGCCTACAGGACCGAAAACGGCGGGAGCCGAGTGGGTTCGCAGGTCGCGGTTCCCGACCCGAACGCGAGCGCGGCGGCGGCCACGGAGAGCGATGACGGGCCGACCGCCACCACGCGGCTCATCGACTCGCTGGCGACCGTCCTCGAGGACAAGTACGACTCGGTGACGATTGACGACGACGCCGTCGTCGCCGAACGGACGAGTTTCGACCCAACCCTCGCGCTCGAGGCCGGCGTTCCCGAGGGGCCGAAGTTCGGCGCGCTGGCAAACGGCGAGTCCGTGACGGTCGACGGCGAAACAATCAGCCCCGAGACAGTTCGAAGCCAGCAGACGGATCGGTTTCCGATCTAG
- the ftsZ gene encoding cell division protein FtsZ, producing the protein MDSIIDDAIDEAEGGESESTPEDAHPQNGQSPDGDGSTTQRTGTMTDDQLEDVLQDLQTDITVVGCGGAGGNTVNRMHEEGIHGAKLVAANTDVQHLVEIEADTKILMGEEKTGGRGAGSLPQVGEEAALESQQDIYDAIDGSDMVFVTAGLGGGTGTGSAPVVAKAAREAGALTISIVTTPFTAEGEVRRTNAEAGLERLRDVSDTVIVVPNDRLLDSVGKLPVRQAFKVSDEVLMRSVKGITELITKPGLVNLDFADVRTVMERGGVAMIGLGESDSEAKAQDSVKTALRSPLLDVDISGASSALVNVTGGNDMAIEEAEGVVEEIYDRIDPDARIIWGTSIDESLEGSMRTMIVVTGVESPQIYGRQDGEAVQPAGAGGDDIDFVD; encoded by the coding sequence ATGGACTCCATCATCGACGACGCCATTGACGAGGCCGAAGGCGGGGAGTCGGAGTCGACCCCCGAGGACGCCCACCCACAGAACGGCCAGTCGCCGGACGGAGACGGATCGACCACCCAGCGGACGGGGACGATGACCGACGATCAACTCGAGGACGTGCTGCAGGACCTCCAGACGGACATCACGGTCGTCGGCTGTGGCGGTGCCGGCGGCAACACCGTCAACCGGATGCACGAGGAGGGGATTCACGGCGCGAAACTCGTCGCCGCGAACACCGACGTCCAACACCTTGTAGAGATCGAAGCCGACACGAAGATCCTGATGGGCGAGGAGAAAACCGGCGGCCGCGGTGCCGGCTCGCTCCCGCAGGTCGGCGAGGAAGCCGCCCTCGAGAGTCAACAGGACATCTACGACGCCATCGACGGCTCCGACATGGTCTTCGTCACGGCCGGCCTCGGCGGCGGCACCGGTACCGGCTCCGCCCCAGTTGTCGCCAAAGCCGCCCGCGAGGCTGGCGCGCTGACGATCTCGATCGTCACGACGCCGTTTACGGCAGAAGGTGAGGTCCGCCGAACCAACGCCGAGGCCGGCCTCGAGCGCCTGCGTGACGTCTCCGACACCGTCATCGTCGTTCCCAACGACCGCCTGCTCGACTCGGTGGGCAAACTGCCCGTCCGGCAGGCGTTCAAAGTCTCCGACGAGGTGCTCATGCGCTCGGTCAAAGGGATCACCGAACTCATCACGAAACCCGGCCTCGTCAATCTGGACTTCGCCGACGTTCGCACCGTGATGGAACGCGGCGGCGTCGCCATGATCGGCCTCGGCGAGTCCGACTCAGAAGCCAAAGCGCAGGACTCAGTCAAGACCGCGCTTCGCTCGCCGCTGCTCGACGTCGACATCTCCGGCGCGAGTTCCGCGCTGGTCAACGTCACCGGTGGCAACGACATGGCCATCGAAGAAGCCGAAGGCGTCGTCGAGGAGATTTACGACCGGATCGACCCCGACGCACGTATCATCTGGGGGACCTCCATCGACGAGAGCCTCGAGGGCAGTATGCGGACGATGATCGTCGTCACGGGCGTCGAATCACCGCAGATCTACGGTCGTCAGGACGGCGAGGCCGTCCAGCCCGCGGGCGCAGGCGGCGACGACATCGACTTCGTCGACTAA
- a CDS encoding 2Fe-2S iron-sulfur cluster-binding protein encodes MTEYTIEFVGTGETITCSDKETILSRCLEAGIAQEYSCRVGMCLACSAEILEGEVTQPAARGLTDEEAERYALTCMARPQSDLKLDRGKYPPSIEGKYAGDSCAGTPADD; translated from the coding sequence ATGACCGAGTACACGATCGAGTTCGTCGGAACGGGTGAGACGATCACCTGTTCGGACAAAGAGACGATTCTGAGTCGCTGTCTCGAGGCGGGGATCGCACAGGAGTACTCCTGTCGCGTCGGGATGTGTCTGGCATGTTCGGCGGAGATCCTCGAGGGAGAGGTCACCCAGCCCGCAGCGCGCGGCCTAACGGACGAAGAGGCCGAACGCTACGCGCTCACCTGTATGGCACGGCCCCAGTCGGATCTGAAACTCGATCGTGGCAAGTACCCGCCGAGCATCGAGGGCAAGTACGCCGGCGATTCGTGTGCGGGAACGCCCGCTGACGACTGA
- a CDS encoding geranylgeranyl reductase family protein, with amino-acid sequence MSTQEQSAAATTQTQSPDVVVVGAGTAGCYAAATIARADYDVVILERKTEDEAGHIACGDALKGADAFPEAIPKSKLEPAFTNTGVDHGRFEIPQEDTVLEIPIPGELAVIDRWEYGRRIIEGAGDVGVDFHYDTVVNNVTQTDDGRVTGVEAIRKGEPRTYEAELVIDAAGSLSVLQDHVDFSDSTFDTNVNYSHFCSAYREIVHVDEPVEWDDALVFKPTERAAGYLWYFPRTDTEINAGLGFQMTEEPMKLVDDLKRDLENRPEFAGAEVEDKLGAALPTRRPYDSAVHPGYMAVGDAAGHVNPTTGGGIAGAAYAGKYAAEAAIKGLETGDVSEKTLWEYNERVMDHFGARYAALDVYNILSTAVDVDDLMGLLAAMPGEKLAEALYSGSTSIGPKLAAESLYNSRGHWGTIWNLFRTKRRADELLELYEAYPHHPAALDHWQQRRDELMEKVYETTGADPKY; translated from the coding sequence ATGAGTACGCAGGAGCAGTCGGCCGCCGCCACGACGCAGACCCAGTCGCCGGACGTGGTCGTCGTCGGTGCCGGAACGGCGGGCTGTTATGCCGCCGCGACCATCGCACGAGCAGACTACGACGTCGTCATCCTCGAGCGCAAGACCGAGGACGAAGCGGGCCACATCGCCTGTGGCGACGCACTGAAAGGCGCTGATGCGTTCCCCGAGGCGATCCCCAAGTCGAAACTCGAGCCCGCATTCACGAACACGGGCGTCGACCACGGCCGTTTCGAGATCCCGCAGGAAGACACCGTCCTCGAGATTCCGATTCCCGGTGAACTGGCCGTCATCGACCGCTGGGAGTACGGCCGCCGTATCATCGAGGGAGCCGGAGACGTCGGTGTCGACTTTCATTACGATACGGTCGTCAACAACGTCACGCAGACCGACGACGGTCGTGTCACCGGCGTCGAAGCGATTCGGAAAGGCGAGCCCCGAACCTACGAGGCAGAGCTCGTCATCGACGCCGCCGGCTCACTCTCGGTGCTCCAAGATCACGTCGACTTCTCCGACTCGACGTTCGATACGAACGTCAACTACAGCCACTTCTGTTCGGCCTACCGAGAGATCGTCCACGTCGACGAGCCTGTCGAGTGGGACGACGCCCTCGTGTTCAAGCCGACCGAACGCGCAGCAGGCTATCTCTGGTATTTCCCTCGCACCGACACCGAGATCAACGCCGGGCTGGGCTTCCAGATGACCGAAGAGCCGATGAAACTCGTCGACGACCTCAAACGCGACCTCGAGAACCGGCCGGAGTTCGCCGGCGCGGAGGTTGAGGACAAACTCGGCGCGGCCCTCCCGACTCGGCGACCGTACGACTCCGCCGTGCATCCGGGCTACATGGCCGTCGGCGACGCTGCTGGCCACGTTAACCCGACGACCGGCGGTGGCATCGCCGGCGCCGCCTACGCCGGGAAGTACGCCGCTGAGGCCGCGATCAAAGGACTCGAGACCGGTGACGTCAGCGAGAAAACCCTCTGGGAGTACAACGAGCGCGTCATGGACCACTTCGGCGCTCGCTACGCCGCCCTGGACGTCTACAACATTCTCTCGACGGCCGTCGACGTCGACGACCTGATGGGGCTGCTCGCCGCGATGCCCGGCGAGAAACTCGCGGAGGCGCTGTACTCGGGAAGCACGAGCATCGGCCCGAAACTCGCCGCAGAGAGTCTGTACAACAGCCGCGGTCACTGGGGGACGATCTGGAACCTCTTCCGAACCAAACGCCGGGCCGACGAGCTGCTCGAACTCTACGAGGCGTACCCACATCATCCTGCCGCACTCGATCACTGGCAACAACGCCGCGACGAGCTTATGGAGAAGGTCTACGAGACGACTGGGGCCGATCCGAAGTACTAG
- a CDS encoding DUF4397 domain-containing protein, producing MVQQHTRRRALSLIGATGAIGLAGCLGGDENGDDEMDDGNGMADDGTDDEMTDDGMDNAGVRVAHLSPDAPNVDVYVDGDTVLEDVPYRAVSDYLELAPETYGIMITAAGDPDTVVFDDDVEVGDGDYTIAALGELAEENQPFAPAILEDDLSDPGEDTRIRLVHASPDAPAVDVTVGDGETLLFEDAAFGDAAAVEVPPDMYTLEIRPATEGNDGDVVATFDVEPMAGNVYSAFAVGYLEPGMAPANEAFDLEVTLDAEHHDGADDHDDE from the coding sequence ATGGTACAACAACACACACGCCGACGCGCACTGTCACTGATCGGAGCCACCGGGGCTATCGGCCTCGCCGGCTGTCTGGGCGGCGACGAGAACGGTGACGACGAAATGGACGACGGCAACGGCATGGCCGACGATGGGACGGACGACGAAATGACTGACGACGGGATGGACAATGCCGGCGTCCGTGTCGCTCACCTCTCACCCGACGCGCCGAACGTTGACGTCTACGTCGACGGCGACACCGTCCTCGAGGACGTCCCCTATCGGGCTGTCAGCGACTACCTCGAGCTCGCCCCCGAGACGTACGGGATCATGATTACGGCTGCTGGCGATCCCGACACGGTCGTTTTCGACGACGACGTCGAGGTCGGTGACGGCGACTACACGATCGCCGCCCTCGGCGAACTTGCCGAGGAGAACCAGCCGTTCGCACCGGCCATCCTCGAGGACGACCTGAGCGATCCGGGCGAGGATACCCGCATCCGCCTCGTCCACGCCTCGCCGGACGCCCCCGCGGTCGACGTTACGGTGGGCGACGGCGAGACGTTGCTGTTCGAGGACGCCGCCTTCGGCGACGCTGCCGCCGTCGAGGTCCCCCCTGACATGTACACCCTCGAGATCCGACCCGCGACCGAGGGCAACGACGGCGACGTGGTCGCGACGTTCGACGTCGAACCGATGGCCGGAAACGTCTACTCGGCCTTTGCTGTCGGCTACTTAGAGCCCGGAATGGCGCCGGCGAACGAGGCCTTCGATCTCGAGGTCACGCTCGACGCTGAACACCACGACGGCGCCGACGATCACGACGACGAGTAG